The nucleotide window TCCCAGACCCGAAGCTTGATCGTCTCCGGACCCGTCACCTGGGCGAGGGAGATGTTGGCGCGATCGGGAAAGATCGGGTGGTTCTCCAGCATCGGGCCGATGCGGGCGAGGTCGTAGCCGTCCGGATCACGGTCGACGAAGAACACCGCATGGGGGTTGCCCATGTTCACCGCGCCCGGCGAGTGCAGGACGGGAGCGTCGATCGGGCCGATCTGGAGCTCGATCCGCCTCGTGTCGGGGAACGGCTCGGCGAGCGGGATCTCGTCCCACTTCAGCCGGGGCCGGCCCATATCCACGGTGAAGGAGGCTTGCGCTTCGCGCTTCACGCTGACGAGCCCGGTCCTGGTCTCCAAGGTGAGACGGCCGCTCTCGGCGGGCCGCGCCATGGCGGGGTCGTCCAGCATCGCATGGGCGACGCAGCGCGTGCCGTTGCCGCAGGCACCGGCTTCCGATCCGTCGGTGTTGTAGATCCGCATGAAGGCATCGGTGCCAGGGCTGTGCGGGTCATGAATGACCATGAGCTGGTCGAAGCCGGAGCGCTCGTAGCCGGCGATGGCGCGAGCCTCTTCGGCTGTCACGATCAGCTCCGTGCCGCGCAGGTCGAGCACGACGATAGCGTTGCCCGCCCCATGCATCTTCAGGAACCGTCGGTTCGCGAGCCTCGTCATGATCGTCTGCGTTTCGTGGTCGTCTGGGGTGAGAGTCCGAGAGGCCATCTCCCGAGCGGCTCCCGCATATAGGGCAAAGACCGGGGCCACGCACGCGGGGCCTGATCGGGGGAGCGTTGCACAAGGGTCGCGCCGGTCACGTTCCTGCGCGCAGATCGGTCTGCCGCCTCGCAGCCGAGCGGCTTCGTCCCTACCTTGGAGGCATCGTGAGACCGCCGTGCGATTCGTCGCGGCACGCGACCCGGAGCGTTGCCTTGACCCGTCATCGTCCATTGCCGCTCGTCAGCCTCGCCGCGATCCTGGCCGTCTCTTCCGCCCTCGCGCAGGAGCCGTCCTCGCCGGCGACCACCAATCCCCTCCCCACCACGACGGCCCCCGATCCGGCCCCCGACGCGCCGTCCCGCCCGGTCCCGACCCAGGCGGCACCCGCCGCGCCGTCGATCCCGGCCGGACCCGCACGCCAGACCCTGGTCGAGACCCCCGGCGACGCTAACGACGTGGACGAGGTCTCCTTACCCCCTAAGCCTGCCGCCATTCTGACGGGCCGGGCAAGTTGGGAGGAGGCCGTGCCGGCGCTGAAGGCGGCCTTCGTCAAGATCGAGGAGGCTTTGGCGAAAGACGGAATCGTCCCCACCGGACGACCGCTCGCGGTCTTCGCCAAGACCGACGATGACGGTTTCCAGTTCGAGGCGATGATCCCGATCGCATCCATGCCGGATCCGAAGCCGGCCGAGGTGGGAGGCCTGCGCTTCGGCACGACACCCAGCGGCAAGGCCCTGCGCTTCCCGCACAAGGGTTCCTACGACGAGATCGACGGCACCTACGAGACGTTGACCGCCTATCTCGATGCCAAGGACGTCGTGGTCCAGGACCGCTTCATCGAGGAATACGTCACCGACCTCAACGACAAGGCCGACGAGAAGCTCGACGTGAACATCTACGCCCTGCCGAAATAGGGCCGCTCAGGCCGGCACCGCCACCGGGGCGCCCTCGCGCAGCACGCCGTTCTCCAGATGGACCACGCGGTCGGCCGCGCCGAAATAGCGGTCGTCGTGGCTGATCACGATCAGCGTCCGGCCCGCGCGCTTCAGGTCGGGCAGCAGCTGCGTGTAGAACAGGCGCCGGAAGGTCGGATCCTGCTCGGCGGCCCATTCGTCGAGGACGAGGACCGGGCGGCCCTCCAGGCTGGCCTGGATCAGCGCGAGGCGTTTGCGCTGGCCGGCGGAGAGGTCGGTGGTGGTGAAGGCGCTGTCCCGGATCGCCACTTTGTGGGTCAGGTCGAGGGTCTTCAGGAGGCCGTCCCCCGCCTCGGGGCCGGTGCCCTCCGGCAGGACGAGATCGTCGAACAGGGTGTAGTCGAAGAAGACCACCGAGAAGAGCTGCCGGTAGGCGTCGCGGGTCTCCGGGGTCACTGGCACGCCGTCGCGCAGCAGCGTGCCGGCCGTGGGCGGATAGAGCCCGAGAAGCATCTTGATCAGGGTCGTCTTGCCCGAGCCGTTCTCGCCGACGATGAACAGGATCTCGCCCTGCCGGATGGTCAGGTCGATCGGTCCGAGGGAGAAGGCCGGCTTGTCGCCCACCGAAGGGAACCCATAGCGGACGCCGCGCAGGTCGATCGTCGCGAAATCGTCTGGCGACGGAGCGGTCGGCCCAGGTCGCGGGACCGGCGCGAGTAGGCCTGGCTCGACCGCGTCGCCCTTGCCCACGAGGTCCGCGATGCGTCGATAGGCGATCTGCGCGCGGCCAAATTCGGGAAGGCTGCCGACGATGGAGCCGAGCGGACCCTCGACATAGAGCAGCACCAGGATGAAGCCCGACAGGACCATGTTGTCGATGCCGACGAGGGCCTTATAGGCGATGATCGCCGCAAGGGTCGTGAACAGGGCGACCTTCCGGCTCATCCGGGAAAATTCGCCCAGCGTATGGATCGTCCACTCGTTCTGGCGCACGGCCTCGATGGAGGCCACCAGTTGCTCGTCCCGCAGACGCATCCGACGCGCGCGGTTGATGCGCATTTCCCGGGCCCCCGCCCAGAGAAGCCGGAGAAATCCGAGATGCGCGGTCGCGAGGTCGAAGTAGGCAGAGAAATGGGTCAGGGACCGCCGGTACAGGATGCTTTCGGCGGCGATGCCGAGGCCGAGGATGAGAACCGTCAGGGCGAACAGGGGCGGCGACAGGAACAACATGTAGCCGAAGCAGCCCAGCGCGATGCCGGTCTGAACCACCAGCCCGGACATGAGCCTGATGGCGTTCGACACCATCTGGGTGTCCGAATTCAGCGAGACCATGATCCGATCCTGGCCGAGTTCCTCGAGCCGGGCGATCGGCGTGGTGAGAAGCATGTCGGCGAGGTCGCGGGTCAGGGTGGCGCGGATGCGGCCATCCGCCAGGGTGCTGCCGAGACTCGACAGCAGGGTTCCGCCGACGCCCAGGACGACGAGCCCGAAGAAGATCGCCAGGAAGTTTTCCGACAGGCCGCCCTCGGCGTGGATGGCGGCGTTGACCTGTGCCAGCACCGCCGCCGTGGCGAGCCCGCTCACGCCCCCCAGCGCCGTCGTGGCCGCCACCAGGGGCCAGAGCGGCCGCAGGAGCCGCACGGCGTCGTGCCTAAGTTGTCGGAGCGCCGGCTTCTGCTGCGCGGCATCGACGCCAGCGAGGCGGTGTTTAACTTTTGGTTGCATTGCAGAAAAAGCACCCGCAATTGTGGCGGGACTTGGGCAGCCGGGCCCGGAATTTAGGGTGCCTGTAGGAGCGGTCGGCGCTCCAGGGCGAGCAGGAAACGCTTGGTGTCGAGGCCGCCGGCAAAGCCCGTCAGGGCTCCGCTTGCGCCGATGACCCGGTGGCAGGGCACCACGATGGGCAGCGGATTGGCGCCGTTGGCCGCGCCCACGGCCCGGCTGGCGCTGGGCCGTCCGATCCGGCGGGCGAGTTCGCCGTAGCTGATCGTCTCGCCGGGCGGAATCTCGGTCAGGGCTTGCCAGACCGCCCGCTGGAACGGCGTGCCGCGCGGGGCCAAAGCGAGGTCGAACCGGGTCAGGCGCCCGTCGAAATAGGCGCCGAGTTGCGCCCGCGCCTCCGGAAAGGCGGCCTCGTCCCGCTGCCAATCCGCCCCCGGCGTGACCATGCCCTTGCCGGCGGGGAAGCCGATGCAGGCCAGCCCCTCCGCCGCGCCCGCCAGGACGAGGGGGCCGATGGGGCTGGGCAGGATCGTGTAGCGGGTCTCCGGCATGGCCCCTGGTAGCACGGGCCGCGTGTTGGTGCCGCGACAGGAAGCCGACGTCCGCCGTTTTGGAGGCGGAGCGCGTCCGCTCCCCCGCCTCGAACCCCTCCCCGCCCGCGCGACGGATCTCGGGCAGGCTCGAAATCCGCTGGGGAGGAGGGCCGAACCTCCGGGGCCGGCCTATTCCGCCGCTTCGCTGTACGAATCCACCGGCGGGCAGGAGCAGACGAGGTTGCGGTCTCCGTAGGCGTTGTCGACGCGGTTGATCGGCGGCCAGTACTTATCCATCCGCAGGCTTCCGGAAGGGAAGCAGGCGGCTTCGCGGGAATAGGGTCGATCCCAGGGACCGATCAGGTCCTGCACCGTGTGGGGAGCATGCTTGAGAGGATTGTTCGTCCTGTCCATCCGCCCCTCCTCGATGGCGCGGATCTCCTCGCGGATCGCCAGCATCGCATCGCAGAACCGGTCGATCTCGCCCTTGGTCTCGGATTCCGTGGGCTCGATCATCAGGGTGCCGGCCACCGGCCAGCTCATGGTCGGCGGGTGGAAGCCGCAATCGATCAGGCGCTTCGCGATGTCGTCGACGCTGACCCCGGCCGATTTCTGGAATGGCCGCACGTCGATGATGCATTCATGCGCGACGCGGCCCTGCGCCCCGGCATAGAGCACCGGATAGGCTTCCTTCAGCCGGCTCGCGATGTAATTGGCATTGAGGATCGC belongs to Methylobacterium sp. 77 and includes:
- a CDS encoding GyrI-like domain-containing protein — protein: MTRHRPLPLVSLAAILAVSSALAQEPSSPATTNPLPTTTAPDPAPDAPSRPVPTQAAPAAPSIPAGPARQTLVETPGDANDVDEVSLPPKPAAILTGRASWEEAVPALKAAFVKIEEALAKDGIVPTGRPLAVFAKTDDDGFQFEAMIPIASMPDPKPAEVGGLRFGTTPSGKALRFPHKGSYDEIDGTYETLTAYLDAKDVVVQDRFIEEYVTDLNDKADEKLDVNIYALPK
- a CDS encoding cyclic peptide export ABC transporter — its product is MRLLRPLWPLVAATTALGGVSGLATAAVLAQVNAAIHAEGGLSENFLAIFFGLVVLGVGGTLLSSLGSTLADGRIRATLTRDLADMLLTTPIARLEELGQDRIMVSLNSDTQMVSNAIRLMSGLVVQTGIALGCFGYMLFLSPPLFALTVLILGLGIAAESILYRRSLTHFSAYFDLATAHLGFLRLLWAGAREMRINRARRMRLRDEQLVASIEAVRQNEWTIHTLGEFSRMSRKVALFTTLAAIIAYKALVGIDNMVLSGFILVLLYVEGPLGSIVGSLPEFGRAQIAYRRIADLVGKGDAVEPGLLAPVPRPGPTAPSPDDFATIDLRGVRYGFPSVGDKPAFSLGPIDLTIRQGEILFIVGENGSGKTTLIKMLLGLYPPTAGTLLRDGVPVTPETRDAYRQLFSVVFFDYTLFDDLVLPEGTGPEAGDGLLKTLDLTHKVAIRDSAFTTTDLSAGQRKRLALIQASLEGRPVLVLDEWAAEQDPTFRRLFYTQLLPDLKRAGRTLIVISHDDRYFGAADRVVHLENGVLREGAPVAVPA
- the dapF gene encoding diaminopimelate epimerase, with the protein product MTRLANRRFLKMHGAGNAIVVLDLRGTELIVTAEEARAIAGYERSGFDQLMVIHDPHSPGTDAFMRIYNTDGSEAGACGNGTRCVAHAMLDDPAMARPAESGRLTLETRTGLVSVKREAQASFTVDMGRPRLKWDEIPLAEPFPDTRRIELQIGPIDAPVLHSPGAVNMGNPHAVFFVDRDPDGYDLARIGPMLENHPIFPDRANISLAQVTGPETIKLRVWERGAGLTLACGTAACATLVAASRLRMIGRHATVSLPGGDLAIEWRADDHVLMTGPVALEWEGFLPPEIFPPEIFERMD
- a CDS encoding methylated-DNA--[protein]-cysteine S-methyltransferase; this encodes MPETRYTILPSPIGPLVLAGAAEGLACIGFPAGKGMVTPGADWQRDEAAFPEARAQLGAYFDGRLTRFDLALAPRGTPFQRAVWQALTEIPPGETISYGELARRIGRPSASRAVGAANGANPLPIVVPCHRVIGASGALTGFAGGLDTKRFLLALERRPLLQAP